cacacatcaaccacacacacagagactgaatTTACAACAGTGTCTGGGTCAAGGGGCCAACGTTGATGGACCACATGCACCATTTATTTGTTATTAGTAAGTTACGTTCACAGATGGAAGATCTGAAATGTATGATGGTTTAAGATGGTCCAATGCACCAATCGCACTAGGGCACTgaatatacataaaatataatTAGCTATATGCACTATGCATACATGTACtatatatatgttttagcaTGCTACATTTACCAATAGTACATTTAAGATTTAAGATTACTTCATGATCAGTATGGGATCAAGGTCTTACTGATATGTTTATCTCCTCCAGTCCTGACTTTGAGTTGGTTTTAACTGTGTTGAGCAGCAAGGAGGCTCCTTCAGATCTTATTGGGTTGTGAAGCAACTGAAAAGACATTCATGTGAACATGTGAAACGGCACACAACTGTAACAGTAAATGAGTGAGTCTGAATTATGAATTACTGAGAAGAGGGATCAAGCTAAATCAGAACAACAGAAACACTGTCAAATGTATAGACCTTAAAAAGAGATAATGCAAAGTCAACCATAAAGTTATAGAAAAATACAGAGTAGGCCTACTTCGTAGCCATGTATGTCCCATTATGTGACCTTGAAATCGCTGTATGGACCTGCAAATATTGCTACAACATCCCTGGCCTGTTGGGAACACTAAATGCCAGTGATGTTCAAATGGTTCGGGTGACCTCAACAGTTTGTTATTTCTAATTGCTTGCATATGCTGAAATTTGAGCATTGGGCAATTGCATCAGCTTGCTACAACACagaaaataagaaaaacatgaaatgtcTTTTGGTAGTAAAACATATTTTCACCTCTATCCATATGAGTTTAACTGACACATTTAATCTCAAACTGGTGAGATTTACTCTGCAAACAGAACAGTCTGACAGATTCACAGTTTGGTCAACAACAGCAGGGGCTTCAGTGTTCATCTACAGGCCTGGCCTACCCGCAGAACCCTGAGGGTGTCATTGAACGCCAGGCCATGGCACAGCAGTCTCATAGCTTCGTCGGTTATGCAGTTGCTGGAGAGGTCCAGAGAGACCAGGGTGTTGTTGTGGCGAAAAGCGTCCCCTAGTGCCCGAGCTCCCTCACTGCCAAAGCCATTGTATGACAGGTCCAGATGCGTCAGCGTCATATTCACCTGCAGAGTTAGGCTTTTAAGATCTGGTCTCGCAGTGATGTGTGCACTCTAAGGGGGGTTCACGCTCTGAGCTCTGTTAaccgccttgagacaattttattgttttggctttataaaaataaaattgaattgaattgattcatTTGCATTATAAGTTGTCCTGTAGAGAAGTTAAGTGAATGTAGTAGTTCTAGATATTGTCCagtcacaaaaacaaactaatagctgctctctctttctcactctgcctTTAACAGTTTGTTGTCTCTCTTTGAAACTAGTGTGTACTTATTGGAATTCAAACCAATATGAGCTTGTGCCCTTGTATCTTGCCAGCTGGACCTCATCATACCTTTAATCCATTGCAAAGAGCCACTGCTCCATTCATGCGCAGGAAGTTCCAGCTCAGATTCAGAATCTCCACACTCTCATTAATGGCTATAAGGAGAGACAGTTGGAGAGAAGAGATCTGAAAATGTGTCTTCTCACACCATCAACATTTCACCGATCAGCTTTGGAGCTATTCAATGtcgtttattgtttgtttgtttgtttggtttttaagCATTCTTTCAGCATTTTGCCGTTTTTCTCAAAAGCAGGTTCTGACTTTGACCTGCCTTGCTCTTGAGATACCTATGTTTTGAGTTACAGCTGAGTACTTCTCTTACCAAGCATATGGCCTAGGTGCTCTCCACCTGTCTCACAGAAACAGTTATGGCTTAGATCCAGTGTTTTGATACGGTAATtaatctgagaaaaaaaaagttgtgaatGAATTTCCCTTTTGTGGAAAGTAGCATAAAGTTTGCCCCACAAGACACTGTGACCTTGTGACACCGTGACCTTGTTAGCCATGAGAATCTACATTTTTCCACATCAAACTTACTGCTAAGGCATCTGCAAAACTTTTGGCTGCTTCATCGATGAATCTATTTCCTgttaacaaataaacagaatacCAAATCTAGAATTTTTCTGCACAAATCATTGCACCTACATTGAATGGATATAATATGTCTGAAGACAACAATCAATATGTTGAGCACAAACTTAACAGAGCACCTGATAAATTAAGTGTGTTGATGGAGATGTTGTCTAGCAGCATTTTAGCAATGCTTTCAGCACCAGTGGCCTGGAGGTTGTTATTCGAAAGATTCTAGAAAAAGGACAAATACTGGTTAGTCTGTTTTCCCCACAAAACTTTACAAAAGCCATCACTTGTTTTTTAGAGATGCTGTTGCCCTCTTGTGGAGGAATCATGTAAATATCTaaatatctctctcgctctcaatctctctctctgtgtactaTTACAAAAACCTCTTCAGCTTCTTGATCgctttaaataaatatatcacTTCAACATAGAATTTAAGACTAGGTAAAGTTACTAGTATTTGTGTATTGTATATTTTCATCAAGTATTACCATACCATCCTCTGAATGGTGACGTTCTCCTTCAGCATCTCCCCCAGATACTTTGCACCCTCTGGTAGAAGGCCGTtgtcctccagctccagctctgtAATCTGTATGTCAGACTGTAAACCAAATGAAAGACTGTAAACCAAATGTCAGACTGTAAAGACAAATAAAAGCATTAcccttttattattattatatatattttttatttatttaattattattatgcttGCCACATACTTTGTATATATAATTAATTTAACAACCATTAAAAGACCACTGCCACACTGGATATCCCAAGCTCCCATTGCCTGCTCCATAagatcattaaaaaaatatttaagagAGATTTATCTGTCACATGCATGGTTGTACAGGTACAACAGCAGTCAACTGGGATTCAAGACTGCAAGTGGGGAAACTGAAAATCAGTATAATAATAggaataatgataataacataTTAATGGCCCGATCATTAGGAGGTGTTTCCTGCTTTTCTGTATGTTGCCTCTGAGTGGAGCCAGATGTGTGGTCTTCAGCCCCATCCACCTCTGTTGGCTTTAGTGGTTTTCTATTGGCCATTCTTCAGCCTCATCCACCTCGGTTGGCTTTAGTGGTTTTCCATTGGTCATTCTAGCTACTTTTGTGTCCTCTCTACCACGTTAGGTGTTGGTAACgccagtgttgtgtgtattgtatCCCTTAGTTCTGGTGATCCTCCATTGCAATCTATCCATTTGCTTTCTCACATTCAGTTCTAGCCATTGAggtagagggggaaagagagacagacagagctggGTCTGAATGACCAAGAGCCTCCTCCAGAGCTTTAGCCTGCGGCTGAAGGCCAAGGCCAAGGCAACACTTCGACTGAGTTAACCAAAACCTCATCCCTCCCAGCAGGTCTTTATTGCTTTGATTGCCGTCTCCCCCTGGAATGGGGACCGAGACCATGAACTCGTCAGGCACTTTAACTATGGCATGGTGAGCTAAGCTCTCTGCTGCACGGTGTCAAAATTGTAGATGTGCTCACTCAGGCTTTCGCCGAGGTTTGTCACCTTGGTATGCTCTGCCTTGCTTTGACTGTGCCAGGAGTCAGCTCTGCCAGCTGAAGCGTCTGTAGCGACCTACAATGTTGTGCGCAACAGAGCTGTAGGGCAGCATGCCAAGTGTTTAACTGCAGTGTCACCATGACAGACAACCTGTTCCACAGTGCTTGCAGTTCGCTGGTGCCCTTAAAGgaccatacacactctcattaaTTTACTGTGGGGAATTTGACATTGGCCACTTGGGTCTATCCCTAGAGGAATAAAGAGGGGAAAATTGAATGCGTAATGGACTAGTCACTCTTAGCCATTTGGTCACGAGGAGACAATGTTGGTACATTACTTCCTAACAGCTGGGACCAGACCACCTCTTTCAGTCCTGCTTAGTATCCTTTTGACATGCTTATATTGTAACCCTTGTTTTCAATATTGTCAGCCCAGGTTAGCTGTAAAGTTTATGACCCATCTATTGCTAGCCATTGGCTGCTGGTACTTACGTTACTCAGAACATAAAGCAGTGTATGGTCGGCACTACTTCCTACAGCACTCTTACCACTAAAGCGATGGCCAGTGCTTTGGTCCCATTTGGCCCCAGACCATGGTGATTCATGTTAAGGGTGGCGTTGCCCAGGTTACGCAGGTAGTATGTTGTTGGGATGACACCCACAACCTCACAGGCTTGCAGGTAAAGATCAGCAGCTGATACCACTTGTCTACTCCTCCCGATGTCTGCAGATACAAGCGGTCATGCACTAGTAATGGTACTTGCACTAGTAATGTTGTACTTCTCAAGTAAGTCCACATGTTACTACCCTTGACCTTAATCTTAACCTCAAGCACACTATAACAACATCTACTAATATTAAAGTACACTGTACTTACTGACTCATTTATTAAGTATTAAGCGCAGCATACCTGTGGTTGATTAACATGTGGCCGACTAGTTGAAGTAAGGGaacaatgataaaaaaaagtttctttCATTCAGGCAAGATACATACTAATTATTTAACAGGATTTCATAAGAATCAAAGTATTTTCACACAGTCTCTTTTGGCAGTaacagaaagaggaggggtggagacacacacacacgctggtatAAATAGCGAATTTCTAGTGAAGTTCTCAGACATCCTTCTTTCAGCATATTactgtttttcttgttgttgttgttgaagtaCGCAGGAGAAGAACAAACATATTTCCACCAGTGTGTCAACTGCTATACACATTCAGTTCTATATTAGGAACAAGCGttgcgtgtgtgtcagagaaatcCCCTGTTATCTCACAGCCCATCTTTACCGCACTCCTCCAGATCTGTGTCCCACTCATCTCCACTGTCTGCCTGGTCCCGTGGGAGCGGCTCCTCGCTCTCCTCTGGGTCGACGTCATACAGCGGCATACCGGCCAGGCTGATGCTCTGCTCGCTTTCAGCCATCACTGGAGTCGACACTTTCCCTCAGCCCACACTAAAGCGGAGGAACAAGTCAGAGTGCTAAGAATAGTCCTCTTCCAGCCCCAGAGCTATGTCTCTCATTAACACTGTGCCCTGTAACAGTATCCCACCGCCAGCTCAGGGTGCCTCTAATGACCACTGGATGATCAAAAGGCAGGCTTACGTTAGGGATGACATATACTTATGACAATGTATAAGAACTTTATATCCACTTGACCAATTTAGAAAATGATGCAGGGATGTGAAGAATACTTTGATTTAATTAGAGTGGAATGATGGTGAGATGAAATGGTATCATAACATCACACAAATCTGTTTAATTTGAGGCGTACAAACTAGGACACAATATACAATCATAAAGAAATAACACTGTGTTGAATAACACTGCTATGTGTATTTCTGAGTGGTAATACACCATGGCAATGCCTATTTCTTTAGTGGAGCTCTAATAAACAGCCTACCGTATGTGCGTTGCCAGGTTGGGTGGAGAGGACCCGGGAGTGGAGTGACAAGCCTGTGTGGAATTTAAGAATGTTGGTCATTGTGATGCAATGTGTCACCCAAGAACTCTAGAACTTTCAAGTGTCATTATTCATGTGGATTCCCATGAACATGACTTCAAAGACTTCAAAAAGAAGGATTTGATAGTCTGAAATATGGAGCAGGGTTTTAGAGAGGAATAATGTGTAGCAGTTCTTTACGAAGAAAGACCCCCTCCATGTTTTTGCCTACAAGGGAACCAAGTGAGCCAGGACTGCAGCCATGTACTCATTATAATTGCACTTGTACTGTCTTGAGCATGAAGTAGCTGGAGCGCTAACTGTGGTCACAGTTGTCATCAGCCTACCTTGGGCTTTCAGAAATATCCGAAAAGactcattttaaaacaaaatgtattttggaTATGGTTTGGGtttaatgaaaaatacatacaatataATACTATTTAACAACAAATAAAGAGATGATAGCCACTTCTGGGAGTGGTTCCAAAAGCGCTACTCATATCACTCGCTCAGCACTGCTATGACCAGCACACCAAAGTAGAAGTAAAAAAAGATTCTTATTGCATCACATCAAGTGATTACATAACAGTTTATGTCGTTCATACATAACAGTATAAAATAATTACACTGATAAATTGTGAGTACAatgcaaaaaaagaacaaaagtgTAAACATTATGTAAATATATCTATGTATATTTTTTTACGTATGTGCTTTCGTGACGCCTGCGTCCTCATAAATCTGGTCTACCGGAGACTACCAAGGCAaacttatataaaaaaaactgacaaaaatGTATACTAACTGTATACTACAGTTGCATTCTCCCCCTGCTTGACACAGACCAGTTTAAAAGATGCTACAATGGTATGTACCCTTAAATAAAAAGAATGACATAACCTATTCACAGGCCTACATGCCAGCAGCAGAACCTCATACTGTGCAGTTTCCTCAACACTATTTTGACACAACGCTTGCCCTTTTCCTCTTGGTAACGTTGACAGGCATAGTCGCTGAGGCACTAGATGTCCACACAAAGAGTATCAATGGAGATTGAAAGGCTGCTTCTTGGTTGTGCGGTAGGTTCTCCAGCCATTGGCTTACAGGCAGTGCGGGCATAGCCACCATAAATAGGAATAGTTCTGGGTTTGTCTGCTTTAAAGTTCACCCTCCATCCTATTCTGTTAGTGTTCCTCTTGTCTTCAGGATTTGCTCCTCACTTCTCCTTGAGCTGCTCGAGGAGTGGGTTGGCCTCGCTCTCGGGCGTCTTGATGCTGTCGGTCCGCACAATGCAGGTGGGCCGGTGGAGGTTGAGCATGTGGATGAGCTGCTGGCGCTCCACCTTCAGATCCTCGATCTGGGCCTTCAGGTCCGAGTTCACCACCTCCAGCCGCTCCGActcctgagagggagagagaggagagaaagaaagaaagagaggagaaagagagagaaagagagagagagagagagagagagaagacaacagaTACGGATTACAGTCTGAAAAAAGCTCATTAACACGAAGAAAGAAactcaagaaaaacaaatgttcCCTTTTTGTTTACAATACGCTCTTTTTTATTGTGTGTTCTTTCAGTTTGTGATGGTTGGCAAAACACCTTATGATGAAAGCGCTTGATTAGATTTGGGTGATTGCCAAAGTTTGTCTATGGCTAAAGTCACTGCCATTGCATCTGACTTTAAGAACCCGTAACCTAAATCCTAAATCGGTCCCCCTCTCAGCAGCACATTGAAAGCAAACACAGTAAAATGACTCACTTGTTGAAGGAAGTCcgttctctccttctttttgttTCGACATCGGGCCGCTGCCACTTTGTTTTTCTCCCGTCTTCGCTTCctcctgtcttcctcctcctccatctgtgAAAGGTTTTCACAAAGAGAATCCACATACATGAGGGAATAACCCAAGTGAAGGATCTTGTGAACACATAGTTAACCGGCACCTGCCATTACTACAATTTCTTGTGACCAGGTAAATACTTATGCGTTACAGGTGTGTTTTTGTCCACTTGAGGGCCCTCTAGAGTAAGGAATTGCTAAGGATTGTCAGCATTATTATTCAAAATGGGGGATGAAATAACAAGAACCTGGTTTTAGAGGGTTAATTAATGGGTAAGCATGCAGTCATAATTGTTAGGTGCACATGGACCAAATTGTACTGGTTTGAACAAATTCTTGTGAAATGCCTGCTTACGCAACAGTGTACTTGTGCTCAGTGATGCAATGCTCATCCAAATGCAACTATATCTTCATATGAAAAGAGAACTCACCCCAACAATCAACCACATGGCCTTAAaggtcagatcacacacaaacacacactctctctctctggatttcCGTTTTGCTGGTAACAAAGGGAACTTAAAGTCTCTTTCACTCGTGTGATTGTTTATCTtcgcttttgtttttgttttctgtgtggttggattttttttcctttttctttctgcttGGGTTTTAAGTATGTCTTCATTTTACCCGTTGtgggtttctttttttactaGTTATGTTGGAAACTTAAAAGTCAAAAggtctgtcttactctctccctctcatccaaAAACTGATTACGAAAAATCCAAAATGTGGTCCCAGACAACGCGAAACACTGCCCCCTGTCCCTGATGGACTTTAAAGAGGACCTGGACCCTTCCTCTGAGCTTCAGGTGAGACCTGCTGTAGGAGAGTGTCAAGAGCAAGGAATGCTCCTAAGCTCCATGCCGCAGCTGCCAACTTCCAACAATATGGACAAGAGGGCTCTCTATCagttgtgtgtgaaggtgaggaaCTTCCAGTAGAGGTGATGTGAGTGTTTTTGGATCAGGGCCTTCCCTAAAGGCAGCTGGTACAAGACTCAACTCAAAAGAGAATGGGGGATCTCCAGTGGAGAATTGTACATGGAGCActagctgcagacacacacagagcac
Above is a genomic segment from Clupea harengus chromosome 15, Ch_v2.0.2, whole genome shotgun sequence containing:
- the LOC116223852 gene encoding leucine-rich repeat-containing protein 74A-like, with amino-acid sequence MAESEQSISLAGMPLYDVDPEESEEPLPRDQADSGDEWDTDLEECDIGRSRQVVSAADLYLQACEVVGVIPTTYYLRNLGNATLNMNHHGLGPNGTKALAIALVSDIQITELELEDNGLLPEGAKYLGEMLKENVTIQRMNLSNNNLQATGAESIAKMLLDNISINTLNLSGNRFIDEAAKSFADALAINYRIKTLDLSHNCFCETGGEHLGHMLAINESVEILNLSWNFLRMNGAVALCNGLKVNMTLTHLDLSYNGFGSEGARALGDAFRHNNTLVSLDLSSNCITDEAMRLLCHGLAFNDTLRVLRLLHNPIRSEGASLLLNTVKTNSKSGLEEINISTVMVSEAFVTLLESMQLEHPALDIQYKGVNGSFCRTHKPDPLKVIQYFLEERKQCLVDFFKSIDKEGTMRVHTLDLKKAIQQAKMPLDSINIEVLIQKLDLDKTGMIDYSFTGQPEP
- the jdp2b gene encoding jun dimerization protein 2; protein product: MMPGQIPDPSLTAGSLPSLGPLAGISATTLTDQLKFSELCSLGTMLSPLHFLARHGKRSLVLKDEMEEEEDRRKRRREKNKVAAARCRNKKKERTDFLQQESERLEVVNSDLKAQIEDLKVERQQLIHMLNLHRPTCIVRTDSIKTPESEANPLLEQLKEK